A region of Phycisphaerae bacterium DNA encodes the following proteins:
- a CDS encoding flavodoxin-dependent (E)-4-hydroxy-3-methylbut-2-enyl-diphosphate synthase, whose amino-acid sequence VRQKLATIRAPIKVAVMGCVVNGPGEAEGADVAVFAGKGRGVIYVQGEQVRTVTEAEMLDALYEEAVAFAERVKRGEARLSGDEVAINPPKAKPRP is encoded by the coding sequence AGGTGCGGCAAAAGCTGGCCACGATCCGGGCACCGATCAAGGTCGCGGTCATGGGATGCGTGGTGAATGGCCCCGGCGAGGCGGAGGGTGCGGACGTGGCCGTGTTCGCGGGGAAGGGGCGAGGCGTCATTTATGTGCAGGGCGAGCAGGTGCGCACGGTGACCGAGGCCGAGATGCTGGACGCCTTGTACGAGGAGGCGGTGGCGTTTGCCGAACGGGTCAAGCGAGGCGAAGCCCGGTTAAGCGGCGATGAGGTGGCGATCAACCCGCCGAAAGCAAAGCCGCGACCGTAG